A genomic stretch from Achromobacter spanius includes:
- the betB gene encoding betaine-aldehyde dehydrogenase: MPLPIQQLYIHGRRTNAISSKTITTVNPANGAVLAEVQVAARQDIDRAVASAQEGQKAWAARTPAERGRVLLKAAQMLRERNDELAELETLDTGKPLSETRTVDIATGVDVIEYYAGLAAAVEGIQVPLRESSFFYTRREPLGVIAGIGAWNYPIQIAMWKSAAALATGNAMVFKPAEITPLTALRLAEIYTQAGVPNGVFNVVLGSGREIGDWLTGHPGVAKVSFTGGVDTGKQVMGVAAATLKSVTLELGGKSALIVLPDACLERAADIAVMANFFSSGQVCTNGTRVFVHRSHKAAFEAAVLERVARIRIGDPFDPRTNFGPLVSAAHMDHVLSWIEIGKREGAKLLAGGVRLMEGALAKGAYVAPTVFSDCEDRMEIVQEEIFGPVMSILAFDTEDEVVQRANDSRYGLAAGVVSRDLAAAHRVAHRLQAGICWVNTWGESPAQMPVGGYKQSGLGRENGMDALAQYTQTKSVQVELGPFASVF; the protein is encoded by the coding sequence ATGCCCTTGCCCATCCAGCAACTCTACATCCACGGCCGGCGCACCAACGCCATCAGCAGCAAGACCATCACCACGGTTAACCCCGCCAACGGCGCGGTGCTGGCGGAAGTGCAGGTGGCCGCGCGGCAGGACATAGACCGCGCGGTGGCCAGCGCGCAGGAAGGGCAGAAGGCATGGGCGGCGCGCACCCCTGCCGAGCGCGGGCGCGTGCTGCTGAAGGCGGCGCAGATGCTGCGCGAACGCAACGACGAATTGGCCGAGCTTGAAACGCTGGATACGGGCAAACCGCTGTCCGAAACCCGTACTGTCGACATTGCCACCGGCGTGGACGTCATCGAGTATTACGCGGGGCTGGCGGCGGCGGTGGAGGGCATTCAGGTGCCTCTGCGCGAATCCAGCTTCTTCTACACGCGCCGTGAACCGCTGGGCGTGATCGCAGGAATAGGCGCGTGGAACTATCCCATCCAGATTGCCATGTGGAAGTCCGCCGCGGCCTTGGCCACGGGCAACGCCATGGTGTTCAAGCCCGCCGAGATCACGCCGTTGACGGCCTTGCGGCTGGCCGAGATCTACACGCAGGCGGGCGTGCCCAACGGCGTATTCAACGTGGTGCTGGGCAGCGGCCGTGAAATCGGCGACTGGCTGACCGGCCACCCCGGCGTGGCGAAAGTGTCGTTCACGGGCGGGGTGGACACCGGCAAGCAAGTCATGGGCGTGGCAGCGGCAACACTCAAGAGCGTCACGCTGGAACTCGGCGGCAAGTCCGCGCTGATCGTGCTGCCCGACGCCTGCCTTGAGCGCGCCGCCGACATCGCGGTCATGGCCAACTTCTTCAGCTCGGGCCAGGTATGCACCAATGGCACGCGCGTGTTCGTGCACCGATCGCACAAGGCGGCGTTCGAAGCCGCCGTGCTCGAACGGGTGGCCCGCATCCGCATCGGCGATCCTTTCGATCCCCGCACGAACTTCGGCCCGCTGGTCAGCGCGGCGCACATGGACCACGTGCTGAGCTGGATTGAAATCGGCAAGCGCGAGGGCGCCAAGCTGCTGGCTGGCGGCGTGCGCTTGATGGAAGGCGCCTTGGCGAAGGGAGCTTACGTGGCGCCCACTGTGTTTTCGGATTGCGAAGACCGTATGGAAATCGTGCAAGAGGAAATCTTCGGCCCCGTCATGAGCATCCTGGCGTTCGACACCGAAGACGAAGTCGTGCAGCGCGCCAATGACAGCCGCTACGGTCTGGCGGCGGGCGTGGTCAGCCGCGATCTGGCCGCCGCGCATCGCGTTGCGCATCGCTTGCAGGCGGGCATTTGCTGGGTCAACACCTGGGGCGAATCGCCTGCGCAAATGCCGGTGGGTGGCTATAAGCAGTCTGGCCTTGGCCGCGAAAACGGCATGGACGCGCTGGCCCAGTACACGCAGACAAAATCCGTGCAGGTTGAACTCGGCCCTTTCGCGTCGGTGTTCTGA
- the betI gene encoding transcriptional regulator BetI, translating into MPKVGMQPIRCNQLIQATLESIDQVGLAESSIAHIARAAKLSTGIISHYFGDKDGLLEATMRELLRNLRDSVSRARQGAKATPRAQLRAIIDGNFVPTQVSRSAMRAWLTFWAASMHQPRLRRLQRANDRRLYSNLCCQFLRVLPLAQARDAARGLAALIDGLWLRGSLQGADFASDKARDIAYDYVDLLLDRSQFKGEPALGPPLL; encoded by the coding sequence ATGCCAAAAGTCGGAATGCAGCCCATCCGCTGCAATCAACTCATCCAAGCCACGCTTGAATCCATCGACCAGGTCGGCTTGGCGGAAAGCTCCATCGCCCATATCGCCCGCGCCGCCAAGTTGTCCACCGGCATCATCAGCCATTACTTCGGCGACAAGGACGGCCTGCTGGAAGCCACCATGCGGGAATTGCTGCGCAACCTTCGCGACTCGGTGTCGCGTGCGCGGCAGGGTGCCAAGGCCACGCCCCGCGCGCAACTGCGCGCCATCATTGACGGCAACTTCGTGCCCACCCAGGTATCACGCAGCGCCATGCGCGCTTGGCTCACCTTTTGGGCCGCCAGCATGCACCAGCCCCGCCTGCGCAGGCTGCAACGCGCCAACGACCGCCGCCTGTATTCCAACTTGTGCTGCCAATTCCTGCGCGTGTTGCCGCTGGCGCAAGCGCGAGACGCCGCGCGCGGCCTTGCCGCCCTGATCGACGGCCTGTGGCTGCGTGGCAGCCTGCAGGGCGCGGACTTTGCCAGCGACAAGGCGCGCGACATTGCTTACGACTATGTGGACCTGCTGCTTGACCGCAGCCAATTCAAGGGCGAGCCGGCTTTGGGCCCGCCCTTACTTTGA
- the betA gene encoding choline dehydrogenase codes for MSIKREYDYIIIGAGSAGNTLAARLTEDPGTTVLLLEAGGQDHRLDFRTQMPAALAMPLQGRRYNWGYKTDPEPHLNGRRLDCGRGKGLGGSSLINGMCYVRGNALDYDHWARIDGLAHWDYLSCLPYFKKAESRDVGACDYHGGAGPVSVTTPKAGNNPLFAAMVAAGVQAGYAQTPDMNGYRQEGFGPMDRTVTPRGRRASTARGYLDQARGRANLTIVTRAWTDVILFSGKRAEGVAWEQHGQHHRSYALREVLLCAGAIASPQILQRSGVGAGGMLRGMGIAVQHELPGVGENLQDHLELYVQYECKQPVSLAPSLKLHNQAAIGAQWLFTGTGIGASNQFEAGGFIRSHDDFKWPNLQYHFLPIAINYNGSNPIKVHGFQMHVGSMRSPSRGRVRIRSRSPRDHPSILFNYMSDAQDWREFRAALRITRELFAQPALAQYAGREISPGASLSSDADLDAFVRAHAETAYHPSCSNKMGAASDPMAVVDGYGRVHGLEGLRVVDASIMPDIVTGNLNAPVIMMAEKIADHLRGRTPLARADVPYYTAQGPARG; via the coding sequence ATGTCCATCAAGCGCGAGTACGACTACATCATCATCGGCGCGGGATCGGCGGGCAACACGCTGGCCGCGCGACTGACCGAGGACCCAGGCACGACCGTGCTGCTGTTGGAAGCCGGGGGCCAGGATCACAGGCTGGATTTCCGAACGCAGATGCCGGCCGCGCTGGCCATGCCCCTGCAGGGCAGGCGCTACAACTGGGGCTACAAGACAGACCCGGAACCCCATCTGAACGGCCGCCGCCTGGATTGTGGGCGCGGCAAGGGGCTGGGCGGGTCGTCGCTGATCAACGGCATGTGCTACGTGCGCGGCAACGCGCTGGACTACGACCACTGGGCGCGCATCGATGGCCTGGCGCATTGGGACTACCTGTCCTGCTTGCCGTACTTCAAGAAAGCCGAAAGCCGCGACGTGGGCGCTTGCGACTATCACGGCGGCGCGGGGCCGGTCAGCGTCACCACCCCCAAGGCCGGTAACAACCCGCTGTTTGCGGCGATGGTGGCGGCGGGCGTGCAGGCGGGATACGCGCAAACGCCGGATATGAACGGCTATCGCCAGGAAGGCTTTGGGCCGATGGACCGCACGGTGACGCCGCGCGGCCGGCGTGCCAGCACCGCGCGCGGCTATCTGGACCAGGCGCGCGGGCGCGCCAACCTGACGATCGTCACACGCGCCTGGACCGATGTGATCCTGTTTTCCGGCAAGCGCGCCGAAGGCGTGGCCTGGGAGCAGCACGGCCAACATCATCGCAGCTACGCGCTGCGTGAAGTGCTGTTGTGCGCGGGCGCCATCGCTTCGCCGCAGATCTTGCAACGTTCGGGCGTGGGGGCGGGCGGCATGCTGCGTGGCATGGGCATCGCCGTGCAGCATGAGCTACCGGGCGTGGGGGAAAACCTGCAAGATCATCTTGAGCTATACGTTCAGTACGAATGCAAGCAGCCCGTGTCGCTGGCCCCGTCGCTGAAGCTGCACAATCAAGCGGCGATCGGCGCGCAGTGGCTGTTCACGGGCACGGGCATCGGCGCAAGCAATCAATTTGAAGCGGGTGGCTTCATACGCAGCCATGACGATTTCAAATGGCCGAATCTGCAATATCACTTTCTGCCGATTGCCATCAACTACAACGGGTCCAACCCCATCAAGGTGCATGGTTTTCAGATGCACGTGGGTTCCATGCGATCGCCCAGCCGCGGGCGCGTACGCATTCGTTCGCGTTCGCCGCGCGACCATCCCAGCATCCTCTTCAACTACATGTCCGACGCGCAGGACTGGCGCGAATTTCGTGCCGCGCTGCGCATCACTCGCGAGTTGTTCGCGCAGCCCGCCCTGGCGCAATACGCCGGTCGAGAGATCTCGCCCGGCGCGTCTCTCAGCAGCGATGCGGACCTGGATGCCTTCGTGCGCGCGCACGCGGAAACCGCGTACCACCCATCGTGCTCAAACAAGATGGGCGCGGCGTCCGACCCAATGGCGGTGGTGGACGGCTACGGCCGCGTGCACGGGCTGGAGGGCTTGCGCGTGGTTGATGCGTCGATCATGCCGGACATCGTCACGGGCAACCTGAACGCGCCGGTCATCATGATGGCCGAGAAAATCGCCGACCACCTTCGCGGCCGCACGCCGCTTGCGCGCGCCGACGTGCCTTACTACACGGCGCAAGGTCCGGCGCGTGGCTAG
- the mutM gene encoding bifunctional DNA-formamidopyrimidine glycosylase/DNA-(apurinic or apyrimidinic site) lyase → MPELPEVETTRRGIDAVITGRTLKRLVIHEPRMRWPIPLDLPALIGGRAVLECARRGKYLLLRFEHGTQIVHLGMSGSLRSVAPGEFLRKHDHVEWIFDDAVLRLHDPRRFGAVLWHADADGPIDAHPLLAKLGIEPFDPRFDGAWLHRHFKNHGAAIKQVLLAGMAVVGVGNIYASESLFRARINPKTPANKLSLARCERLADMVRATLADALTSGGSTLRDYVGATGEPGSYFEIHAAVYEREGLPCRVCETPIRRFVQGQRATYYCPKCQRN, encoded by the coding sequence ATGCCGGAACTGCCTGAAGTCGAAACTACGCGCCGAGGAATCGACGCCGTCATCACCGGCCGGACGCTCAAGCGCCTGGTCATCCACGAACCCCGCATGCGCTGGCCGATTCCCTTGGACCTGCCGGCGCTGATCGGTGGCCGCGCCGTCCTGGAATGCGCCCGCCGAGGCAAGTATCTGCTGCTGAGGTTCGAGCACGGCACGCAAATTGTGCATCTAGGTATGTCGGGCTCGTTGCGCAGCGTGGCGCCGGGTGAATTCCTGCGCAAGCACGATCATGTCGAATGGATTTTCGACGACGCCGTCCTGCGCCTGCATGACCCCAGGCGCTTCGGGGCAGTGCTGTGGCACGCCGATGCCGATGGCCCCATCGATGCTCACCCCTTGCTGGCCAAGCTGGGCATCGAACCCTTCGACCCACGCTTTGACGGAGCCTGGCTGCATCGCCACTTCAAGAACCACGGCGCCGCCATCAAGCAGGTATTGCTGGCGGGCATGGCGGTGGTGGGAGTGGGCAATATCTACGCATCCGAAAGCCTGTTCCGCGCGCGCATCAACCCCAAGACCCCCGCCAACAAGCTGTCGCTGGCGCGCTGCGAACGGCTGGCCGACATGGTGCGCGCCACCCTGGCCGACGCGCTGACTTCCGGCGGCAGCACGCTGCGGGACTACGTGGGCGCCACGGGCGAACCCGGGTCGTACTTCGAGATTCATGCCGCCGTCTATGAACGCGAAGGCCTGCCATGCCGGGTCTGCGAAACGCCCATCCGGCGCTTTGTCCAAGGGCAGCGCGCCACGTATTACTGCCCGAAGTGCCAGCGGAACTAG
- a CDS encoding BCCT family transporter, with amino-acid sequence MQQDQKTTALASGAAPPRRGWLAHTNPIVFLCASGAVLLIGALLIVRPGASQAWLEAAQLLVAAHFGWYYMLAMAVSVGFALWLALSRHGALRLGDDDESPEFSYLSWVSMLFSSGIGIALVYYGVYEPLDHFLMPPTGAGGTQEAARNALTLTFLHWGIHGWTLYALTATALAYFAYRHKQPLALRSPLQGLSGKQLPKGVGHAVDGFGVLATIVSMVTNLGLGALLLHAGLTYLWGVPNTAAVQVPIVIIMMVVATGAAALGIKRGIAILSNVNTGLMCLLLLFVFLAGPTRLLLDGLVQNLGDYLNAFLGKSFDLYLYDRKAVRWTSAWTIFYWAWWIGWAPFVGMFIARISRGRQIRELIFGVMLVPLGFTLAWLSIFGNTAINLVLNDGAVSLGRMAMADPPMAFYTLMEYLPMTQFVAGVGVVMSFMLFLTPVDSGTLMIANLSARNADAGHDAPIWLRVFWAALTTMLGVGLLLAGNFNAMQTAVVLCGLPFSVILLCYMVSLYKALVRDNPEPSSLPATR; translated from the coding sequence GTGCAGCAAGATCAAAAAACCACGGCGCTGGCATCGGGGGCCGCGCCGCCCAGGCGCGGCTGGCTTGCGCACACCAACCCCATCGTTTTCCTCTGCGCGTCCGGCGCCGTGCTGCTTATCGGCGCCCTGCTCATCGTGCGGCCCGGCGCGTCGCAAGCCTGGCTTGAAGCCGCCCAGTTATTGGTGGCGGCGCATTTCGGCTGGTACTACATGCTGGCCATGGCCGTCAGCGTGGGCTTTGCGTTATGGCTGGCACTATCGCGACACGGCGCGCTACGCCTGGGCGATGACGACGAGTCACCGGAATTCAGCTATCTGTCCTGGGTATCCATGCTGTTCTCATCCGGCATCGGCATTGCGCTGGTGTATTACGGCGTCTACGAGCCGCTGGACCATTTCCTGATGCCGCCCACCGGCGCGGGCGGTACCCAGGAAGCCGCGCGCAACGCACTGACCCTGACCTTCCTGCACTGGGGCATCCACGGCTGGACGCTCTACGCCCTGACCGCCACCGCGCTGGCCTATTTCGCGTACCGCCACAAGCAGCCTCTGGCGCTGCGCTCGCCCTTGCAGGGGCTATCCGGCAAGCAGTTGCCCAAAGGCGTGGGCCACGCGGTCGACGGTTTTGGCGTGCTGGCCACCATCGTGTCCATGGTCACCAACCTGGGGCTGGGCGCCTTGCTGCTGCATGCGGGGCTGACGTACCTGTGGGGCGTGCCGAACACCGCCGCCGTCCAGGTGCCTATCGTGATCATCATGATGGTGGTCGCCACGGGCGCGGCGGCGCTGGGCATCAAGCGCGGCATCGCCATCCTGTCCAACGTCAATACCGGCCTGATGTGCCTGTTGCTGCTGTTCGTTTTCTTGGCCGGCCCGACCCGCCTGCTGCTGGACGGCCTGGTGCAGAACCTGGGCGATTACCTGAACGCGTTCCTGGGCAAAAGCTTTGACCTCTACCTGTACGACCGCAAGGCCGTGCGCTGGACCAGTGCCTGGACCATCTTCTATTGGGCATGGTGGATCGGTTGGGCACCGTTCGTTGGCATGTTCATCGCCCGCATTTCGCGTGGCCGCCAGATCCGCGAATTGATCTTCGGCGTGATGCTGGTGCCGCTGGGTTTCACGCTGGCCTGGCTGTCCATCTTTGGCAATACCGCCATCAACCTGGTGCTGAACGACGGTGCGGTCAGCCTGGGCCGGATGGCAATGGCCGATCCGCCGATGGCGTTCTACACGTTGATGGAATACCTGCCGATGACCCAGTTTGTGGCCGGCGTGGGCGTGGTGATGTCATTCATGCTGTTCCTGACGCCGGTCGATTCAGGCACGCTGATGATCGCCAACCTGTCGGCCCGCAACGCGGACGCCGGCCACGACGCGCCCATCTGGTTGCGCGTCTTCTGGGCGGCGCTGACGACAATGCTGGGGGTGGGCCTGCTGCTGGCAGGCAATTTCAATGCAATGCAGACGGCGGTGGTGCTGTGCGGCCTGCCCTTTTCCGTGATCTTGCTGTGCTACATGGTCAGCTTGTACAAGGCGCTGGTCCGAGACAACCCCGAACCCAGCAGCCTGCCCGCCACGCGCTGA
- a CDS encoding MBL fold metallo-hydrolase translates to MSKQFASHADMDDKVVSFEKLSDNAYAYTAEGDPNTGVIIGDEAVMVIDTQATPVMAQDVIRRIREVTDKPIKYILLSHYHAVRVFGASAYNAQEILASRDTYDLIVERGEQDKASEIGRFPRLFRNAESIPPGLVWPTMTFKGEMTVNLGNLEVKLLQVGRGHTKGDTIAWLPEQKILFAGDLVEYQSTPYCGDAYFRDWPSTLDALSGFEAEKMVPGRGPALKDATEVRQGLAGTRAFLTDLYGAVNRGVAEGKDLKTIYREVYDFMKPRYSDWVIFDHCMPFDVSRAFDEASGHTHPRIWTDKRDLEMWAQLEG, encoded by the coding sequence ATGAGCAAGCAATTCGCCTCGCACGCCGATATGGACGACAAGGTCGTCTCGTTCGAAAAACTGTCCGACAACGCCTATGCCTACACGGCCGAGGGCGATCCCAACACGGGCGTGATCATCGGCGACGAGGCCGTCATGGTGATCGACACCCAAGCCACGCCGGTCATGGCACAAGACGTCATCCGCCGCATCCGCGAAGTGACGGACAAGCCCATCAAGTACATCCTGCTGTCGCACTACCACGCCGTACGCGTGTTTGGCGCCTCGGCCTACAACGCCCAGGAAATCCTGGCCAGCCGCGACACCTACGACCTGATCGTCGAACGCGGCGAGCAGGACAAGGCCAGCGAAATCGGCCGTTTCCCGCGCCTGTTCCGCAACGCCGAATCGATTCCGCCGGGCCTGGTCTGGCCGACGATGACGTTCAAGGGCGAAATGACCGTCAACCTGGGCAACCTGGAAGTCAAGCTGCTGCAAGTGGGCCGTGGCCACACCAAGGGCGACACCATCGCCTGGCTGCCCGAGCAGAAAATCCTGTTCGCGGGCGACCTGGTCGAATACCAGTCCACCCCGTACTGCGGCGACGCGTACTTCCGCGACTGGCCCAGCACGCTGGACGCGCTGTCGGGCTTTGAAGCCGAAAAGATGGTGCCCGGACGTGGCCCGGCATTGAAAGACGCCACCGAAGTGCGCCAAGGCCTGGCGGGCACGCGCGCTTTCCTGACCGATCTGTACGGCGCCGTGAACCGCGGCGTGGCCGAAGGCAAGGACCTGAAGACGATCTACCGCGAGGTCTACGACTTCATGAAGCCGCGCTACAGCGACTGGGTCATCTTCGACCACTGCATGCCGTTTGACGTGTCGCGCGCCTTCGACGAGGCCTCGGGCCACACGCACCCGCGCATCTGGACCGACAAGCGCGATCTGGAAATGTGGGCGCAGCTGGAAGGCTGA
- a CDS encoding tetratricopeptide repeat protein, whose amino-acid sequence MSQCKIINCVYEDCAINRTGRVKSSFKQMNIGIAVLALALATGFSLPAQAADSRTRDATGPRMAPQNRQPETEVIRLRPGQLPYVSLTGDIFYRVLASEIAAQRGMYGTAATTMVGLARDTGDPRLARRGLEFQLAGGNLPGALEAARVWARLSPNDVEASSTELALAAANGQTKGLAQALRNRIDASRDKPAAIGQALAVLSRLNDRRLALRILDESLSDSVRKLPAAHLALADVASAAGDYERAAQESRAALAADPKSEPAAQRVLEYGFKVDPQRAQAEARTYINRNPGARKVRLMLAGQLADSGDYSGALAELQAMSRRSPEDFDLLFMQAQLAYKAGQLPQAKNLLQQYLEVQHQRQRATVPGATDAGAAAADAHVLLSRIAEDQGNYDEAINELGRIDDPTLRYSVRMRQAALRAKSGRVDDALVMIDAAGPQDEEERTLGVLTKAQILRDADRVPQAISTLEAADEALPDTVEIKYELAMLYERQNRLDDLERMLRQVIALDPDHAHAYNALGYTLADHNKRLPEALDLITQALELSPNDPFILDSMGWVKYRMGESESAAEYLRRAYSVRPEADIAAHLAEVLWSQGKRDQAMELLRAALMKDPKNKTVQDVVKRLGVNL is encoded by the coding sequence ATGAGCCAGTGTAAGATCATCAATTGCGTGTACGAAGATTGTGCCATCAACCGGACGGGCCGCGTGAAGTCGTCTTTTAAACAAATGAATATCGGGATCGCCGTGTTGGCGCTTGCGCTGGCAACAGGTTTTTCGCTGCCGGCCCAGGCGGCCGACAGCCGGACGCGAGATGCAACCGGGCCACGCATGGCCCCGCAGAACCGTCAGCCTGAAACCGAAGTGATCCGTCTGCGGCCGGGCCAACTGCCCTATGTTTCGCTGACCGGCGACATCTTCTATCGCGTCCTCGCGTCAGAAATCGCCGCCCAGCGTGGCATGTACGGCACGGCGGCGACCACCATGGTGGGGCTGGCCCGCGACACAGGCGACCCCCGCCTGGCCCGGCGCGGGCTGGAATTCCAGTTGGCGGGCGGCAACCTGCCCGGCGCGCTGGAAGCGGCCCGGGTCTGGGCGCGCCTGTCTCCCAACGATGTCGAAGCCAGTTCCACCGAACTGGCGCTTGCCGCCGCCAATGGGCAGACCAAGGGCCTGGCGCAGGCGCTGCGCAACCGCATCGACGCCTCGCGCGACAAACCGGCCGCCATCGGTCAGGCGCTGGCCGTGCTCAGCCGCCTGAACGACCGCCGCCTGGCGCTGCGCATTCTTGACGAATCCCTGAGCGACAGCGTGCGCAAGCTGCCCGCTGCCCATCTGGCCTTGGCCGACGTGGCGTCCGCCGCGGGCGACTACGAACGCGCCGCGCAAGAATCCCGCGCGGCGCTGGCTGCCGATCCCAAATCCGAACCTGCCGCCCAGCGCGTGCTGGAATACGGGTTCAAGGTGGATCCGCAACGCGCGCAGGCCGAGGCCCGCACCTATATCAACCGCAATCCCGGCGCCCGCAAGGTTCGCCTGATGCTGGCGGGCCAGTTGGCCGACAGCGGCGACTACAGCGGGGCGCTGGCTGAATTGCAAGCCATGTCGCGCCGGTCGCCGGAAGACTTCGATCTGCTCTTCATGCAGGCGCAACTGGCTTACAAGGCCGGCCAACTGCCGCAAGCCAAGAACCTGCTTCAGCAGTATCTGGAAGTGCAGCACCAGCGCCAGCGCGCCACGGTGCCGGGCGCCACCGACGCCGGCGCGGCCGCCGCCGACGCGCACGTGCTGCTGTCGCGCATTGCCGAAGACCAGGGCAACTACGACGAAGCCATCAATGAATTGGGCCGCATCGACGACCCTACGCTGCGCTATTCCGTGCGCATGCGCCAGGCGGCGCTGCGCGCCAAGAGTGGTCGCGTCGACGACGCGCTGGTCATGATTGACGCGGCCGGCCCGCAAGACGAAGAGGAACGCACGCTGGGCGTGTTGACGAAGGCGCAGATCCTGCGCGACGCCGATCGCGTACCCCAGGCGATCAGCACGCTGGAAGCCGCCGACGAAGCCCTGCCCGACACCGTTGAAATCAAGTACGAACTGGCAATGCTGTACGAACGCCAGAACCGGCTGGATGATCTGGAACGCATGCTGCGCCAGGTCATTGCGCTGGACCCGGACCACGCGCACGCCTACAACGCGCTGGGCTACACGCTGGCGGACCACAACAAGCGCCTGCCCGAAGCGCTGGACCTGATCACCCAGGCGCTGGAACTGTCGCCCAATGACCCATTCATTCTGGACAGCATGGGCTGGGTCAAGTACCGCATGGGCGAATCCGAGTCCGCGGCGGAATACTTGCGCCGCGCCTACAGCGTGCGCCCTGAAGCCGACATCGCCGCTCACCTGGCCGAAGTGCTGTGGAGCCAGGGCAAGCGCGATCAGGCCATGGAACTGCTGCGCGCCGCGCTGATGAAAGATCCCAAGAACAAGACCGTGCAGGATGTGGTCAAGCGCTTGGGAGTCAACCTGTGA
- the lolB gene encoding lipoprotein insertase outer membrane protein LolB gives MFAMRSLAGFSGWLRLALLTMLAVALAACTTTPKPIEGASADAFSRIGRFAITVNEEGGKQNAVQGGFSWSDDGQRYVLDLTNPLGSTEARVEGRPGAASLTKADGTRLQADNPDALAEEALGSSMPVSGLRDWLRGRLPADPEASDVARDELGRPTSFEQGGWRANLSRYDNLGPRMLVLQRQEPGRRIMVRLVVNQP, from the coding sequence ATGTTTGCGATGCGCAGCCTGGCCGGCTTTTCTGGCTGGCTGCGCCTGGCGCTGCTGACGATGCTGGCCGTGGCGCTTGCCGCCTGCACCACCACGCCCAAACCCATTGAAGGCGCCAGCGCCGACGCATTTTCACGCATCGGCCGCTTTGCCATTACGGTCAACGAGGAAGGCGGCAAGCAGAATGCCGTGCAGGGCGGTTTTTCCTGGTCCGACGACGGCCAGCGCTATGTGCTGGACCTGACCAATCCGCTGGGCTCAACCGAAGCGCGCGTGGAAGGGCGCCCCGGCGCGGCCAGCCTGACCAAGGCCGACGGCACCCGCCTGCAGGCCGACAACCCCGACGCCCTGGCTGAAGAAGCGCTGGGCAGCAGCATGCCGGTGTCGGGCCTGCGTGATTGGCTGCGCGGCAGGCTGCCGGCCGATCCGGAAGCGTCTGACGTCGCCCGTGACGAACTCGGCCGGCCCACGTCGTTCGAGCAAGGCGGCTGGCGGGCCAACCTGTCGCGCTATGACAACCTGGGCCCGCGGATGCTGGTGCTGCAGCGCCAAGAGCCGGGCCGCCGCATCATGGTGCGGCTGGTGGTCAACCAACCCTGA